A portion of the Desulfosoma caldarium genome contains these proteins:
- a CDS encoding TonB-dependent receptor produces the protein MLEGLPIDVFVEPQALEMLVVDRIEVQRGPAAVLYPNYLGMDFAGNQSPLTGTTNIFLKEPFPEPQTILDAYYGSYRTFGGRFLHQQSLGNVHFFLGASLEDSDYTNYGTKDSWLNMIDNPEYQKTKFYGRTTWFIDGNERHKASFFVNRTNHHGDAGRPKRGFDHDYWTIHSAYQLPFSETLTAMAKIGYRNYDRSWEEDNYPADLSLREKGGVRQEIIPADLSVAFEHWGGSLLTVGTDFQTASYKTYTDPGLRSVINDANALQYGLYAQEELVWGRTIFRLGGRYAYTKHDVDRLGGSVPEDDSISWNKWLWSAGVRHHVLDHLAVYANVGSSFVAPSIHSVGGTLRSSDRGVPGKDGRLPNPDLDPESGIGGDLGLDWKPWTNLALSVRGFYNKVNDQIVQVVVSQNPSQAQDINAGDTTSMGFELEVQYRPTPWMRCFANYTYTDTEIDNNKDPDMDGAEVPFVPKNMANIGVDMDLPHDFKVSVYLHLAGKIYDSTSKKDRNRFSAYEVLNAYVEKTLLKKNTTSVSFYGQFYNITDNEFEMPWQFQDPGFAFTGGFKLVF, from the coding sequence ATGCTGGAAGGGCTGCCCATCGATGTTTTCGTGGAGCCTCAAGCTCTGGAGATGCTGGTCGTCGATCGCATCGAGGTGCAGCGTGGTCCAGCCGCGGTCCTCTATCCCAACTACCTGGGTATGGATTTTGCCGGCAATCAGAGCCCGCTCACGGGGACGACCAATATCTTTCTTAAGGAGCCTTTTCCCGAGCCTCAGACCATCCTCGATGCCTACTACGGTTCCTATAGAACTTTTGGAGGCCGTTTTCTCCACCAACAATCGCTTGGAAATGTCCATTTCTTCCTTGGCGCCAGTCTGGAAGACTCCGACTACACCAATTACGGCACCAAAGACTCTTGGCTCAACATGATCGATAATCCCGAATATCAAAAGACCAAATTTTACGGCCGGACCACATGGTTCATTGACGGCAACGAGCGACACAAGGCGTCCTTTTTCGTCAACCGCACCAACCATCACGGCGATGCGGGGCGCCCAAAGAGGGGCTTTGATCATGATTACTGGACGATCCATTCTGCCTACCAACTCCCCTTCAGCGAAACGCTCACGGCCATGGCCAAAATCGGGTACCGCAACTACGACCGTTCGTGGGAGGAGGACAATTACCCCGCGGATCTGTCCTTGCGTGAGAAGGGTGGTGTGCGACAGGAAATCATTCCTGCCGATCTTTCGGTGGCGTTTGAACATTGGGGAGGCAGCTTGTTGACGGTAGGCACCGATTTTCAGACCGCCTCTTACAAAACTTACACGGATCCAGGGCTTCGTTCGGTGATCAACGATGCGAACGCGCTGCAGTACGGTCTCTATGCTCAGGAAGAACTGGTGTGGGGCCGAACGATTTTTCGATTGGGAGGCCGCTACGCCTACACAAAACACGACGTGGATCGGCTGGGAGGTTCGGTCCCGGAAGATGATTCCATATCTTGGAATAAGTGGCTGTGGAGTGCTGGCGTACGCCATCACGTTTTGGATCATCTCGCCGTCTATGCCAATGTGGGATCGAGCTTTGTTGCCCCTTCGATCCATTCTGTAGGCGGAACTCTGCGTTCTTCCGACCGAGGTGTTCCTGGAAAAGACGGCCGACTTCCCAACCCCGATTTGGATCCGGAATCTGGCATTGGGGGTGACCTGGGCCTCGATTGGAAGCCGTGGACAAATTTGGCTTTGAGTGTTCGAGGCTTCTACAACAAGGTCAATGACCAGATTGTTCAGGTGGTGGTGAGCCAAAATCCTTCGCAAGCGCAAGACATCAATGCGGGAGACACCACATCCATGGGTTTTGAACTGGAGGTCCAATACAGGCCTACCCCCTGGATGCGGTGTTTCGCTAATTACACGTACACGGACACGGAAATCGATAACAATAAAGACCCGGATATGGACGGTGCCGAAGTGCCTTTTGTTCCCAAAAACATGGCAAATATCGGCGTGGATATGGATCTTCCCCACGATTTTAAGGTTAGCGTGTATCTCCATCTTGCCGGAAAGATTTACGACAGCACATCAAAAAAGGATCGAAACCGCTTTTCGGCATATGAAGTCTTAAACGCTTACGTGGAAAAAACCCTTTTGAAGAAAAACACCACCAGCGTGTCGTTTTATGGCCAATTCTATAACATCACAGACAACGAGTTTGAAATGCCCTGGCAATTCCAAGATCCGGGATTTGCCTTCACGGGGGGCTTTAAGTTGGTGTTCTGA
- a CDS encoding ABC transporter ATP-binding protein, which produces MKISKIRTSAEETSDALWVQDVAFAYDGLKVLQGVSFRVSPGRFTVVLGRNGSGKSTLFRVIVGLLKPQRGSIRVFGRDLHGLGFRDRTRLLGFLPQQHHAIFPFRVRDVVLTGRAAHVGLIPKSEDREAAMEALAQLGIDHPAEKPYTDLSGGEQQLVLIARVLAQNPRLLLLDEPTAHLDFVNANRLLELIRHSLCPKMTVVAIVHDPNLAFWHGDDFLFLAEGRVLIPDPQRPPWSSELVQRVYGMVVDILPWKNRAVVMPKVGS; this is translated from the coding sequence ATGAAAATTTCCAAAATACGCACAAGCGCAGAGGAGACCTCCGATGCGTTGTGGGTCCAGGATGTGGCTTTTGCCTATGATGGTCTTAAGGTGCTTCAAGGCGTAAGCTTTCGGGTATCCCCAGGCCGCTTTACCGTGGTCCTGGGGCGAAACGGCAGTGGAAAATCCACCCTTTTTCGAGTGATCGTCGGCTTGTTGAAACCTCAGCGGGGATCTATTCGGGTATTTGGCCGAGACCTCCACGGGCTTGGGTTTCGCGATCGAACGCGCCTTTTGGGATTTCTTCCCCAGCAGCACCATGCCATCTTTCCGTTTCGAGTTCGCGATGTGGTCCTCACCGGGCGAGCTGCCCATGTGGGCTTGATTCCGAAATCTGAGGACCGTGAAGCGGCCATGGAAGCTCTTGCTCAATTGGGCATCGACCATCCTGCTGAAAAGCCTTACACGGATCTTTCTGGCGGGGAACAGCAATTGGTTCTTATTGCGCGGGTCCTGGCTCAAAATCCTCGATTGCTTCTCTTGGACGAACCCACTGCACACCTGGATTTTGTGAACGCCAACCGCCTTCTTGAACTCATTCGACATTCCCTGTGTCCTAAGATGACCGTGGTGGCCATCGTGCATGACCCAAATCTGGCGTTTTGGCATGGAGACGACTTTCTTTTCCTCGCCGAAGGCCGAGTGCTCATCCCCGATCCTCAGAGGCCGCCCTGGTCGAGCGAACTGGTGCAGCGCGTCTATGGCATGGTTGTGGACATCCTTCCTTGGAAAAACCGGGCCGTCGTGATGCCCAAAGTTGGGTCATGA
- a CDS encoding lytic transglycosylase domain-containing protein — protein MVDRSAARFRPSPTIFAFLFAMALLHGATVSGAYPEAIYKYVDEKGVVHFTNVPSSRKFQKVSLPPLPKMAVPFRTMSTPYDVYIHKASEIHGIDSRLIRAVIKAESNFNPRAVSPKGAMGLMQLMPQTAKDMGVIDPFDPMENILGGTRYLKEMLRRFDNSLLLALAAYNAGPQTVEFYGGIPPIPETNAYLRTVLRHYKQYKRQ, from the coding sequence ATGGTGGATCGATCTGCGGCACGTTTTCGCCCTTCCCCAACAATCTTTGCCTTCCTGTTTGCCATGGCGCTGCTGCATGGAGCCACGGTGAGCGGCGCTTATCCCGAAGCCATCTACAAGTACGTGGATGAAAAGGGGGTGGTTCACTTCACCAATGTTCCGTCTAGCCGGAAGTTCCAAAAGGTGTCCCTGCCCCCTCTGCCCAAGATGGCGGTGCCTTTCCGAACCATGAGCACACCCTACGATGTGTACATTCACAAGGCCTCGGAAATCCACGGCATCGATTCCCGTTTAATTCGAGCGGTCATCAAGGCCGAATCCAATTTCAATCCGCGGGCAGTGTCTCCCAAAGGCGCCATGGGACTCATGCAACTCATGCCTCAGACCGCCAAGGACATGGGGGTGATCGATCCCTTTGATCCTATGGAAAACATCCTAGGAGGCACGCGATACCTAAAGGAAATGCTGAGACGCTTTGACAACAGTCTGCTGCTGGCGCTGGCGGCCTACAATGCCGGTCCGCAAACCGTGGAATTCTACGGCGGCATTCCGCCCATTCCGGAGACCAACGCCTACCTTCGTACCGTGCTGCGTCATTATAAGCAGTACAAAAGACAATGA
- a CDS encoding transcriptional regulator, which translates to MIRLLLLALIVYGVYRWLKPRLSPSWQRDGEAVNAHEAELIRDPECGAYFLRNKGVSVRIDGESVFFCSPQCRDTYLEKRKKESKRA; encoded by the coding sequence ATGATTCGCCTTCTCCTCCTTGCCCTCATCGTCTATGGCGTTTACCGATGGCTTAAACCTCGGCTGAGTCCTTCATGGCAACGTGACGGCGAGGCCGTGAACGCCCACGAAGCCGAGCTCATTCGGGACCCGGAGTGTGGGGCTTATTTTTTGAGAAATAAAGGGGTTTCCGTGCGCATCGATGGCGAGAGCGTGTTCTTTTGCAGCCCACAGTGCCGCGACACCTACCTTGAAAAACGAAAAAAGGAGTCCAAGAGAGCATGA
- the pgsA gene encoding CDP-diacylglycerol--glycerol-3-phosphate 3-phosphatidyltransferase, translating into MTRDDLSRKNLTALPNLLTYLRVLAIPAIILILIPPTSGRLQNAAFALYVMASLTDYLDGILARRHNMVTSVGKLLDPLADKLLTCAVLIMLIELGKVHGWMVFLIIGREFIITGLRSIAASQGLILDASRMGKNKMVSQTVAILCLLVHVEGYERPLWLTGTAFLWISLAFGYWSAGAYFVDFYRKAKTLARGAGARVDTN; encoded by the coding sequence ATGACACGAGATGATCTTTCCCGAAAGAATCTGACGGCGTTGCCCAACCTTCTGACCTATCTGAGGGTCCTGGCCATTCCCGCCATTATCCTCATTTTGATTCCTCCCACGTCGGGACGCCTGCAAAATGCGGCTTTTGCATTGTATGTCATGGCTTCCCTGACCGATTATCTGGACGGCATTCTGGCACGGCGGCACAACATGGTCACATCGGTGGGAAAGCTCTTGGATCCTTTGGCGGATAAACTCCTCACGTGCGCCGTGCTCATCATGCTCATTGAACTGGGCAAGGTTCATGGCTGGATGGTCTTCCTCATCATCGGCCGCGAATTCATTATCACCGGGCTGCGCTCCATTGCCGCGAGCCAAGGCCTGATTCTGGATGCCAGTCGCATGGGTAAGAACAAGATGGTGTCCCAGACCGTGGCCATCCTGTGCCTTCTTGTTCATGTTGAAGGTTATGAACGACCCCTTTGGCTCACAGGGACGGCTTTCCTCTGGATTTCTCTGGCTTTTGGGTATTGGTCGGCCGGAGCCTATTTCGTGGATTTTTACCGCAAGGCAAAGACCTTGGCACGGGGTGCCGGGGCGAGGGTTGACACAAACTGA
- a CDS encoding FecCD family ABC transporter permease — protein MSDFITLTPSGAWLIMPPKIRRWIVFGLPWPLLLLSMLMGPSGVFSLQDVLESAKAGVLGTPMPEKAPLVRAILWDIRVPRVLLAFLVGGALASSGATLQAIFRNPLVSPYVLGVSSGAAFGTAIALASSLFPAYPAAFFFSLTAVGCSYVLGRVGKTVSPVSLVLSGIIVSGFFTALLTLVQFLTDPFKLQSIVHWTMGNMHNADWHRLKGSLPFLGLGYAGMFALRWRMNVLALGDQESWAVGIHPEREKIRMIVPATLAASAAVAAAGVVGMVGLVVPHMVRMILGPDNRLGIPACMVFGGAFLVLMDNLARSLTAFELPIGIFTTLVGGPFFIFLLRRTQLGWHA, from the coding sequence TTGAGCGACTTTATAACTCTGACACCGTCGGGCGCGTGGCTGATCATGCCCCCTAAGATTCGACGCTGGATCGTTTTCGGCTTGCCGTGGCCCCTTTTGCTCCTATCCATGCTGATGGGCCCTTCCGGCGTGTTTTCACTTCAGGACGTTCTGGAATCCGCCAAAGCCGGGGTCTTGGGAACCCCCATGCCCGAAAAGGCACCACTGGTGCGTGCCATTTTGTGGGACATCCGTGTGCCTCGTGTTCTTCTCGCTTTCTTGGTAGGCGGAGCCCTGGCTTCCTCGGGTGCCACACTGCAGGCCATCTTTCGCAATCCCTTAGTGTCTCCCTATGTGCTGGGAGTGTCCTCCGGCGCAGCTTTTGGCACGGCTATAGCCTTGGCCTCATCGCTTTTTCCCGCTTATCCTGCAGCGTTTTTCTTTAGCCTAACTGCCGTTGGTTGCAGTTACGTCCTGGGGCGAGTGGGCAAAACGGTGAGCCCGGTGAGTCTGGTGCTCTCCGGCATCATTGTGTCCGGCTTCTTTACAGCATTGCTCACGCTAGTGCAATTCTTGACCGATCCTTTCAAATTGCAGTCTATTGTGCACTGGACCATGGGCAACATGCATAATGCCGATTGGCACCGTCTGAAAGGCAGTCTTCCATTTTTGGGTTTGGGATATGCAGGCATGTTTGCTCTGCGCTGGCGAATGAATGTTTTGGCTCTAGGGGATCAGGAAAGCTGGGCGGTAGGGATTCATCCGGAAAGAGAAAAAATTAGAATGATTGTTCCGGCAACCTTGGCGGCCTCGGCGGCCGTGGCAGCTGCCGGTGTCGTCGGCATGGTGGGTCTCGTAGTGCCCCACATGGTTCGCATGATCCTTGGGCCGGACAACCGATTGGGCATCCCGGCGTGCATGGTTTTCGGAGGCGCCTTTCTTGTGTTGATGGACAATTTGGCACGGTCTCTGACAGCTTTTGAGTTGCCCATTGGCATTTTCACGACCCTTGTGGGTGGTCCATTTTTCATTTTCCTGCTTCGTCGAACCCAACTGGGCTGGCACGCATGA
- the fsa gene encoding fructose-6-phosphate aldolase: MKFFIDTANLDEIQKAHALGVLDGVTTNPSLIAKEGIRHREAFRAHIKKICEMVQAPVSAEAVSTTAEDLIAEARELAAIDDHVVVKIPMTEEGLKAVKVCADEGIKTNVTLVFSPLQALLAAKAGATYVSPFVGRLDDIAASGMQIVSQIVDIFSNYLFDTEIIVASIRHPMHVLEAARMGADIATIPYAVIAQLVRHPLTDVGLEKFLKDWEKVEKI; this comes from the coding sequence ATGAAATTTTTTATCGATACGGCAAATCTGGATGAAATTCAAAAGGCCCACGCACTCGGCGTTCTGGACGGCGTCACCACCAATCCGTCCCTGATCGCCAAGGAAGGCATTCGTCACCGTGAAGCGTTTCGAGCGCACATCAAAAAGATCTGCGAAATGGTGCAGGCTCCGGTGAGCGCCGAAGCCGTGAGCACCACGGCGGAGGACCTCATCGCCGAAGCTCGAGAACTGGCCGCCATTGATGACCATGTGGTGGTCAAGATTCCCATGACCGAGGAAGGACTCAAGGCGGTCAAGGTTTGCGCCGATGAAGGAATCAAGACCAATGTGACGTTGGTCTTTTCTCCCTTGCAGGCTTTGCTGGCTGCCAAAGCGGGGGCAACGTATGTGAGTCCGTTTGTGGGGCGTTTGGACGACATCGCCGCCTCGGGCATGCAGATTGTTTCGCAAATCGTGGATATTTTTTCCAATTATTTGTTTGATACGGAAATCATCGTGGCCAGCATTCGTCATCCCATGCACGTTTTAGAAGCCGCTCGCATGGGGGCCGATATTGCGACCATTCCCTATGCCGTCATCGCTCAGCTAGTGCGGCACCCTCTGACGGACGTGGGTCTAGAAAAGTTCTTGAAGGATTGGGAAAAGGTGGAAAAGATATAG
- a CDS encoding ABC transporter substrate-binding protein produces the protein MIEKLGKTCLEGQKPRSTSGHLGLVLILMLLCLLGTVSIVERASATVVQVYDFRGHSVILPRHAQRIVCLIESALSGLYMLGVGDRVVGVSTNVYESSVRPYYEALDARIRSKTLPAPGNWDFINVESVVALEPDLVILWAHQTEAIRALESRGLPVFGVFIQRFSDVHREIEALGMLTGTEARARELKAMVAQEPAWVQRTLQDSKAQSPPTVYFMWAQGDLETSGGPSTVNELIEAAGGRNAFKDLPHEHAVVRWENLLRANPDVVVMWVNSTRDPWHILNDARWRSVKAVQTGRVHELPDIFLCDLWTLKYPIAVMTVAQWLHPNTSLKEDIRQRRRLFLERLYNSDTVGRVADHAP, from the coding sequence ATGATTGAAAAGCTTGGCAAAACTTGTCTTGAGGGCCAAAAGCCGCGATCCACGTCGGGGCACCTGGGACTGGTTCTCATCCTCATGCTCCTGTGTCTTTTAGGCACCGTAAGCATCGTGGAGCGTGCCTCGGCCACAGTTGTGCAAGTCTATGATTTTCGAGGGCATTCCGTCATCCTGCCTCGTCATGCTCAAAGAATCGTGTGCCTTATCGAAAGTGCGCTCTCGGGGCTGTACATGCTTGGGGTGGGCGATCGCGTGGTGGGCGTTTCCACCAATGTTTATGAAAGCAGTGTGCGGCCTTATTATGAGGCGTTGGATGCGCGGATTCGATCCAAGACCTTGCCGGCTCCAGGTAATTGGGACTTTATCAATGTGGAATCAGTGGTGGCCTTAGAACCGGACCTCGTGATTCTTTGGGCGCATCAGACGGAAGCGATTCGCGCTCTGGAGAGCCGAGGCCTTCCGGTTTTTGGAGTGTTTATCCAACGGTTTTCGGACGTGCATCGGGAAATCGAAGCCTTGGGGATGCTCACCGGCACCGAGGCTAGAGCCCGGGAACTCAAGGCCATGGTGGCCCAAGAACCGGCGTGGGTTCAGCGCACGCTGCAGGACTCCAAGGCCCAGTCGCCGCCCACGGTCTACTTCATGTGGGCTCAGGGGGATTTGGAAACCTCTGGAGGTCCATCCACCGTGAACGAACTCATTGAGGCGGCCGGCGGGCGCAACGCCTTCAAGGATCTGCCTCACGAACACGCTGTCGTTCGATGGGAAAACCTGCTTCGGGCCAATCCGGACGTGGTGGTCATGTGGGTCAACAGCACTCGGGACCCTTGGCATATTCTCAACGACGCGCGATGGCGTTCCGTGAAAGCCGTTCAGACCGGGCGGGTCCACGAATTGCCGGACATCTTTCTGTGCGATTTGTGGACACTCAAATATCCCATTGCCGTGATGACGGTGGCCCAGTGGCTTCACCCAAACACCTCACTCAAAGAAGACATCCGTCAAAGGCGCCGTCTTTTTCTTGAGCGACTTTATAACTCTGACACCGTCGGGCGCGTGGCTGATCATGCCCCCTAA